From a region of the uncultured Desulfatiglans sp. genome:
- the ispF gene encoding 2-C-methyl-D-erythritol 2,4-cyclodiphosphate synthase yields the protein MNQETPLVRVGFGYDVHALAPDCALILGGVHVPFPAGLAGHSDADVLIHAVMDAIVGALGLGDIGRHFPDSDPALEGISSLILLDEVHDMLMQQGWCINNLDATVVAERPKLAPFVPEMRERIARTLQTPAECINIKATTTEGLGFCGRGEGIAAYAIVSLRPAGPGTP from the coding sequence GTGAATCAGGAGACGCCGCTCGTGCGCGTAGGGTTCGGGTACGATGTGCATGCCCTTGCGCCGGACTGCGCTCTCATCCTGGGCGGGGTCCATGTCCCTTTCCCGGCGGGACTGGCAGGGCATTCGGATGCGGATGTCCTGATCCACGCCGTGATGGACGCCATCGTCGGGGCCCTGGGCCTGGGGGATATCGGACGCCACTTCCCGGACAGCGATCCGGCACTCGAGGGGATCTCCAGCCTGATTCTGCTGGATGAGGTCCATGACATGCTGATGCAGCAGGGCTGGTGCATCAACAACCTGGATGCCACGGTCGTGGCCGAGCGGCCGAAGCTTGCACCCTTTGTTCCCGAGATGCGGGAGCGGATCGCCCGCACCCTTCAAACGCCTGCCGAATGCATCAACATCAAGGCGACGACGACCGAAGGCCTCGGCTTCTGCGGCCGGGGGGAAGGGATCGCCGCCTATGCGATCGTGAGCCTGCGCCCGGCCGGGCCGGGAACGCCCTAG
- a CDS encoding exported hypothetical protein (Evidence 5 : Unknown function) has protein sequence MRPPPCSGCWRRRRMSFSTRWPAGSCLPTGPKSMPWSRSACRRGGPRIGRRPTGSATGSKRWGSSSKTGQAGRPGGWMFEIVTDLSPCGDQPQAIDALAGGLEEGLTHQVLLGVTGSGKTFSIAQVINRVQKTTLVIAPNKTLAGQLYGELKHLFPHNAVEYFVSYYDYYQPEAYIPQSDTYIQKDSSINESIDKMRHAAKSDLVAACLILSMLSVITITTSLRPTSPSPIPTSRKIRTSTTRSTRCATPPPARSSIGTMSSS, from the coding sequence TTGCGGCCGCCTCCGTGCTCGGGCTGCTGGAGACGCCGCCGGATGTCTTTTTCGACGAGATGGCCGGCAGGGAGTTGTCTGCCGACCGGTCCGAAATCGATGCCCTGGTCGAGGAGCGCGTGCAGGCGCGGGGGGCCAAGGATTGGGCGAAGGCCGACAGGATCCGCGACCGGCTCAAAGAGATGGGGGTCGTCCTCGAAGACGGGCCAGGCGGGACGACCTGGAGGCTGGATGTTTGAGATCGTTACGGATCTCTCCCCTTGCGGCGATCAGCCTCAGGCGATCGATGCGCTCGCGGGCGGGCTGGAAGAGGGGTTGACCCATCAGGTTCTCCTCGGGGTGACGGGCTCCGGGAAGACGTTCAGCATCGCGCAGGTGATCAACCGCGTGCAGAAGACGACGCTCGTCATCGCACCGAACAAGACGCTCGCGGGCCAGCTCTACGGGGAGCTCAAACACCTCTTCCCCCACAACGCCGTGGAGTATTTCGTCAGTTATTACGATTATTACCAGCCCGAGGCCTACATCCCCCAGTCAGATACCTATATCCAGAAGGATTCCTCAATAAACGAAAGCATAGACAAGATGAGGCATGCGGCCAAAAGTGACCTTGTGGCCGCATGCCTCATCTTGTCTATGCTTTCAGTTATTACGATTACTACCAGCCTGAGGCCTACATCCCCCAGTCCGATACCTACATCCAGAAAGATTCGCACATCAACGACCAGATCGACAAGATGCGCCACGCCGCCACCCGCTCGCTCCTCGATCGGGACGATGTCATCATCGTAG
- the hupA gene encoding DNA-binding protein HU 1, whose product MTKAELVAEIAKNSQLSKSDAEKALNSFIDVAKKTLKKDKKLALAGFGSFVVAKRKARKGRNPQTGKTINIKAKNVVKFRPGKALKESV is encoded by the coding sequence ATGACAAAGGCCGAGTTAGTGGCAGAAATCGCCAAGAATTCCCAGCTATCGAAGTCAGACGCTGAAAAAGCACTCAACTCATTCATCGATGTCGCCAAGAAGACCCTCAAAAAAGACAAGAAACTGGCTCTCGCTGGGTTTGGTTCCTTTGTGGTCGCCAAGAGAAAAGCACGGAAAGGCAGAAATCCCCAGACAGGAAAAACCATCAATATCAAGGCAAAGAATGTGGTTAAATTCCGACCCGGAAAGGCCCTCAAAGAAAGCGTTTAA
- the uvrB gene encoding excinulease of nucleotide excision repair, DNA damage recognition component (Evidence 2a : Function from experimental evidences in other organisms; PubMedId : 10371161, 10631326, 10946234, 11421287, 11689453, 12145219, 2843804, 3008099, 3515321; Product type cp : cell process) — protein MPHLVYAFSYYDYYQPEAYIPQSDTYIQKDSHINDQIDKMRHAATRSLLDRDDVIIVASVSCIYGLGSPEAYQDMLLYVERGVELSREAAVRKLVEIQYERGDLDFYRGRFRARGDVLDIYPVHEEERAVRICFFGDEVEAIQEIDPLTGKTLGHMNRVTIYPASHYVTSVEIREKAIEAIKMELGERVVAFREQGKLLEAQRIEERTRFDLEMMIEMGYCHGIENYSRHLTGRTAGEPPPTLLDYFPKDFLVVIDESHITVPQLRGMYNGDRSRKETLVEYGFRLPSALDNRPLRFQEFERKINQAIYVSATPGPYELAKAERVAEQIIRPTGLMDPVIEVRPAAEQVDDLLARIRERVDRGERVLVTTLTKKMAEDLTDYLADLGVRVRYMHSDIKTIERMDIIRDLRLGAFDVLVGINLLREGLDLPEVSLVAILDADKEGFLRSERSLIQTCGRAARNVNGKVILYADTVTESMARAIEESTRRREIQEAYNREHHITPATIRKNIDHGLWSEAEADYFTVPAVAEAAGTFRSPDEIEQEIKDLTDKMMAAAQDLAFEEAAGFRDRIRALEQQAMAQMEPA, from the coding sequence ATGCCTCATCTTGTCTATGCTTTCAGTTATTACGATTACTACCAGCCTGAGGCCTACATCCCCCAGTCCGATACCTACATCCAGAAAGATTCGCACATCAACGACCAGATCGACAAGATGCGCCACGCCGCCACCCGCTCGCTCCTCGATCGGGACGATGTCATCATCGTAGCCAGCGTCTCCTGCATCTACGGCCTCGGATCGCCCGAGGCTTACCAGGACATGCTGCTCTATGTGGAGCGGGGCGTGGAACTCTCCCGGGAAGCGGCGGTCAGGAAGCTGGTGGAGATCCAGTACGAAAGGGGCGATCTGGATTTTTACCGGGGGCGCTTCCGGGCGAGGGGCGATGTGCTGGACATCTACCCGGTGCACGAGGAGGAGCGGGCCGTTCGGATCTGCTTCTTCGGCGACGAAGTGGAGGCGATCCAGGAGATCGACCCGTTGACGGGAAAGACCCTCGGCCACATGAACCGGGTGACGATTTATCCAGCCAGTCATTACGTCACCAGCGTCGAGATCCGCGAGAAGGCGATCGAGGCGATCAAGATGGAACTGGGGGAGCGGGTGGTTGCGTTCCGGGAGCAGGGCAAGCTCCTCGAGGCCCAGCGGATCGAGGAGCGGACCCGGTTCGATCTCGAGATGATGATCGAGATGGGATACTGCCACGGGATCGAAAACTACTCCCGCCACCTGACGGGCCGCACGGCCGGCGAACCCCCTCCTACGCTGCTCGACTATTTTCCGAAGGATTTCCTGGTGGTCATCGATGAGAGCCACATTACCGTTCCTCAGCTGAGGGGCATGTACAACGGAGACCGCTCTCGAAAAGAGACCCTGGTGGAGTACGGGTTCAGGCTGCCGTCGGCGCTGGACAACCGGCCGCTCCGGTTCCAGGAGTTCGAGCGCAAGATCAACCAGGCCATCTATGTCTCGGCGACGCCCGGTCCTTATGAGTTGGCGAAGGCGGAGCGGGTGGCGGAGCAGATCATCCGGCCGACCGGGCTGATGGACCCCGTGATCGAGGTGCGCCCGGCTGCCGAGCAGGTGGACGACCTGCTGGCGCGCATCCGGGAGCGGGTCGATCGGGGCGAGCGCGTGCTGGTGACGACCCTCACCAAGAAGATGGCCGAGGACCTGACGGACTACCTGGCGGACCTCGGTGTGCGGGTGCGCTACATGCATTCGGACATCAAGACCATCGAGCGGATGGATATCATCCGGGACCTTCGGCTGGGGGCGTTCGATGTGCTGGTCGGGATCAATCTGCTCAGGGAGGGGCTCGATCTGCCGGAGGTGTCCCTGGTGGCGATCCTGGATGCCGACAAGGAGGGGTTCCTCCGCTCTGAGCGTTCCCTGATCCAGACCTGTGGACGGGCCGCCCGCAATGTCAACGGCAAGGTCATCCTCTATGCGGACACCGTTACGGAGTCGATGGCCCGGGCCATAGAGGAGAGCACGCGGCGGCGAGAGATCCAGGAGGCCTACAACCGGGAGCATCACATCACGCCGGCGACGATCCGGAAGAACATCGACCACGGCCTGTGGAGCGAGGCCGAAGCCGATTACTTCACGGTCCCCGCCGTTGCGGAGGCAGCCGGCACCTTCCGGTCACCGGACGAGATCGAACAGGAGATCAAGGATTTGACGGACAAGATGATGGCTGCGGCGCAGGACCTCGCGTTCGAAGAGGCGGCGGGGTTTCGCGACCGCATCCGTGCCCTGGAGCAGCAGGCCATGGCCCAGATGGAGCCGGCCTGA
- a CDS encoding putative regulatory protein (CxxC_CxxC_SSSS) (Evidence 3 : Putative function from multiple computational evidences) — protein MPIYEYRCKACDREFEALVFSGDSQIACPHCKGTDVTRLMSACGFKSDSGFTPSSGSSGCASCSGGSCSSCH, from the coding sequence ATGCCTATCTATGAATATCGATGCAAAGCATGCGACCGGGAGTTCGAAGCCCTGGTCTTTTCGGGCGACAGCCAGATCGCCTGCCCCCATTGTAAAGGGACCGATGTGACGCGCCTCATGTCCGCGTGCGGATTCAAGAGCGACAGCGGGTTTACGCCGTCCTCCGGGTCTTCGGGATGCGCCTCCTGTTCCGGAGGCAGCTGCAGCAGTTGTCATTGA
- a CDS encoding hypothetical protein (Evidence 5 : Unknown function) — translation MERVRGCNGVRGALPADPPNKSLSTIPVFRFHEQGAGHRLRSG, via the coding sequence ATGGAGCGGGTCCGGGGATGCAACGGAGTGCGCGGCGCCCTGCCGGCGGACCCCCCGAACAAGTCATTGTCGACTATCCCTGTCTTTCGATTCCATGAGCAAGGGGCCGGCCATCGGCTTCGCTCCGGTTGA
- the gmhA gene encoding Phosphoheptose isomerase encodes MERIIKDILMESIEVKEAFIREQGAQIAALAEQIASAFTRDRKLLLCGNGGSAADAQHLAAEFVNRFQLERPPLPALALTTDTSVLTSIANDYDFDQVFSKQVAALGAAGDVLLVLTTSGRSKNIVKAVEAARKAGLYTAALLGGDGGEVRRMADLAMVVKSKTTARVQEAHILAGHMLCHLVDYILFQRHLNES; translated from the coding sequence TTGGAGCGTATCATCAAGGACATCCTGATGGAGAGCATCGAGGTCAAGGAGGCCTTCATCCGCGAACAGGGTGCGCAGATCGCGGCGCTCGCCGAGCAGATCGCCTCGGCCTTCACCCGGGACCGCAAGCTGCTGCTTTGCGGAAACGGCGGCAGCGCCGCAGATGCCCAGCATCTGGCCGCGGAGTTCGTCAACCGCTTTCAGCTGGAACGTCCTCCCCTGCCCGCGCTTGCGCTGACGACGGATACATCGGTTCTGACCAGCATCGCCAACGACTACGACTTCGATCAGGTTTTTTCAAAGCAGGTCGCAGCGCTGGGTGCAGCGGGGGATGTCCTCCTGGTGCTGACGACGAGCGGCCGTTCGAAGAACATCGTGAAGGCGGTCGAGGCGGCGCGCAAGGCCGGGCTCTATACGGCCGCGCTCCTCGGCGGAGACGGGGGGGAGGTCCGCCGGATGGCGGACCTGGCCATGGTGGTCAAGAGCAAGACCACCGCCAGGGTTCAGGAAGCCCATATTTTGGCTGGACATATGCTGTGCCATCTGGTTGATTATATCCTTTTCCAGAGACACTTGAACGAGAGTTGA
- the cysS gene encoding Cysteine--tRNA ligase, producing the protein MTLQLYNTATRRKEPFTSREPGKVGLYVCGVTVYDLCHIGHARSAIVFDVLVRYLRAKGLEVTYVRNFTDVDDKIIDRAAQLGEDPGVLAQRFIDAFYEDMGRLGVLEADIEPRATEHVEGMIAMIEALLEKGLAYAVDGDVFYSVEAFQGYGALSGRKLEDMKAGSRIAVDEKKRHPMDFALWKSAKPGEPQWPSPWGPGRPGWHLECSVMSNRYLGPSFDIHGGGRDLLFPHHENERAQSIGANGGEFARFWVHNGFVTVEGEKMSKSLGNFLTIRDAVEQYHPQVLRLFLLSKHYRSPLDFSKGAVLGQQSGLVRIYRTLKRLEEEAGPPEGLPDFGTLAEGQQDDTTFLGAFLHAMDDDLNTAGAIGILFEKVRDLNRILDAGPAENRVEQLKTGRVELLAAASVLGLLETPPDVFFDEMAGRELSADRSEIDALVEERVQARGAKDWAKADRIRDRLKEMGVVLEDGPGGTTWRLDV; encoded by the coding sequence TTGACGTTACAGCTTTACAACACCGCGACGCGGAGAAAAGAACCCTTCACGTCCCGCGAACCCGGCAAGGTCGGCCTGTATGTGTGCGGGGTTACGGTCTACGATCTTTGTCACATCGGACATGCGCGCTCCGCGATCGTCTTCGATGTGCTCGTGCGCTATCTCCGGGCCAAAGGGCTCGAAGTGACCTATGTCCGGAACTTCACCGACGTGGATGACAAGATCATCGATCGGGCCGCCCAGCTTGGGGAGGACCCGGGCGTTCTGGCGCAGCGCTTCATCGACGCATTTTACGAAGACATGGGGCGGCTCGGCGTGCTCGAGGCCGACATCGAACCGCGGGCCACCGAACATGTCGAAGGGATGATCGCGATGATCGAGGCCCTTCTGGAAAAGGGGCTGGCTTATGCAGTCGACGGTGATGTGTTCTACTCGGTCGAGGCGTTTCAGGGGTACGGTGCGCTCTCAGGCCGGAAGTTGGAGGACATGAAGGCGGGCAGCCGGATCGCCGTGGACGAGAAGAAGCGGCACCCCATGGATTTCGCCCTCTGGAAGAGCGCCAAACCGGGGGAGCCGCAGTGGCCCAGCCCATGGGGGCCGGGGCGGCCGGGTTGGCACCTCGAGTGCTCGGTCATGAGCAACCGGTACCTGGGGCCGTCTTTCGACATTCACGGCGGGGGGCGCGATTTGCTGTTCCCCCACCACGAAAACGAGCGGGCCCAGTCCATCGGCGCCAACGGAGGCGAGTTCGCCCGCTTCTGGGTGCACAACGGTTTCGTGACGGTCGAAGGGGAAAAGATGTCGAAGTCCCTGGGCAACTTCCTGACCATCCGCGATGCGGTCGAGCAGTACCACCCGCAGGTGTTGAGGTTGTTCCTGCTGTCCAAGCATTACCGGAGCCCCCTCGATTTCAGCAAAGGCGCGGTCCTCGGCCAGCAGTCCGGCCTGGTCCGCATCTACCGGACGCTGAAGCGCCTGGAGGAGGAGGCGGGTCCTCCGGAGGGCCTCCCCGATTTCGGGACCCTGGCAGAGGGGCAGCAGGACGATACGACCTTCCTGGGTGCGTTCTTGCACGCTATGGACGATGACTTGAACACCGCCGGAGCGATCGGAATCCTCTTCGAAAAGGTCCGGGACCTGAACCGCATCCTGGACGCCGGGCCGGCGGAAAACCGTGTGGAACAGCTGAAGACGGGCCGCGTCGAACTGCTTGCGGCCGCCTCCGTGCTCGGGCTGCTGGAGACGCCGCCGGATGTCTTTTTCGACGAGATGGCCGGCAGGGAGTTGTCTGCCGACCGGTCCGAAATCGATGCCCTGGTCGAGGAGCGCGTGCAGGCGCGGGGGGCCAAGGATTGGGCGAAGGCCGACAGGATCCGCGACCGGCTCAAAGAGATGGGGGTCGTCCTCGAAGACGGGCCAGGCGGGACGACCTGGAGGCTGGATGTTTGA
- a CDS encoding ATPase/histidine kinase/DNA gyrase B/HSP90 domain protein, with protein sequence MKMFSESGKLDYHSLVINRILTTVLVSVIPMVLAAGVIFYQFRTSYQEKVRAHLTTLMKKHKERIDTFLNERLGNIRFLSHRCMLEASNQRGFMEETLAALQRDIGPIYVDLGLVDDRGMQVAYAGPYRLGGAHYADAEWFRQAMQNDYVISDVFLGLRGLPHFIVAVKKTWQEKDWVLRATIDFGAFNTLVENIRIGETGFAFILNREGQFQTKPLFEVAAASVPYKKMLSAEVREDEVQILEMKDDYGQENLYASAFLKGGDWLLVYQQRTSEAFADIRRTLNVTAIIILLGALASITLAVVRVKTMARRLEEADREKEMMNDQIVEAGKLASVGELAAGIAHEINNPVAIMAEEAGWIEDLLEDVPPDLENLTEIQRALKQIRTQGKRCKEITHKLLSFARRTDSTVREVDLGEIVEEIVEISAQRARYSNATIHTEIEETLPRIQASSTEIQQVFLNLINNALDAMEKTGGRIDITGRSDGKDIVFEIADTGSGIPAANLNKIFDPFFTTKQVGKGTGLGLSICYGIIRKMGGEITVQSRVDEGTRFTIRIPVMTPVEDSKRGNGFRRAM encoded by the coding sequence ATGAAGATGTTCAGCGAAAGCGGCAAACTCGATTACCACTCCCTGGTGATCAACCGCATCTTGACGACGGTGCTCGTATCGGTCATTCCAATGGTTCTCGCCGCCGGTGTCATCTTCTACCAGTTCAGGACGTCGTACCAGGAGAAGGTGCGGGCCCATCTGACCACCCTGATGAAGAAACACAAGGAGCGGATCGATACGTTCCTGAACGAGCGGCTGGGCAATATCCGGTTCCTCTCCCACCGGTGCATGCTCGAAGCGTCGAACCAGCGGGGTTTCATGGAGGAGACCCTGGCGGCCCTGCAGAGGGATATCGGGCCGATCTACGTCGACCTGGGTCTGGTGGACGATCGCGGGATGCAGGTGGCCTACGCCGGCCCTTATCGCCTGGGTGGGGCCCATTATGCGGACGCCGAGTGGTTCAGACAGGCCATGCAGAACGATTATGTCATCAGCGATGTCTTTCTCGGCCTGAGGGGGCTTCCGCATTTCATCGTGGCGGTCAAGAAAACCTGGCAAGAGAAGGACTGGGTCCTCCGTGCGACGATCGATTTCGGTGCCTTCAACACCCTGGTGGAAAACATCCGGATCGGCGAGACCGGTTTCGCATTCATCCTGAACCGGGAAGGGCAGTTTCAGACCAAGCCCCTTTTCGAGGTGGCGGCGGCGAGCGTCCCTTACAAGAAGATGCTCTCGGCCGAGGTGCGGGAGGACGAGGTTCAGATCCTGGAGATGAAGGACGACTATGGGCAGGAGAACCTTTACGCGAGCGCCTTTTTGAAGGGCGGCGATTGGCTCCTGGTCTATCAGCAGCGGACATCGGAGGCCTTCGCCGATATCCGGCGCACCCTCAATGTTACGGCGATCATCATCCTGCTCGGGGCCCTTGCCTCGATCACGCTTGCGGTTGTTCGGGTGAAGACCATGGCCCGGCGTCTGGAAGAGGCGGATCGCGAAAAGGAAATGATGAACGACCAGATCGTAGAGGCGGGTAAACTGGCCTCCGTGGGAGAACTCGCAGCCGGCATCGCCCACGAGATCAACAACCCGGTGGCGATTATGGCTGAAGAGGCGGGCTGGATCGAGGATCTGTTGGAGGATGTCCCCCCCGACCTCGAAAATCTGACGGAAATCCAGCGCGCCCTGAAGCAGATCCGCACGCAGGGCAAGCGCTGCAAGGAGATCACCCACAAACTGCTCAGTTTTGCGCGCCGCACCGACTCCACGGTCCGCGAGGTCGATTTGGGAGAGATCGTCGAGGAGATCGTGGAGATCTCGGCCCAGCGTGCGCGGTATAGCAACGCCACGATCCACACCGAGATCGAAGAAACCCTGCCCCGCATCCAGGCCTCTTCGACGGAGATCCAGCAGGTCTTTCTGAACCTGATCAACAACGCCCTGGATGCGATGGAAAAGACCGGCGGACGGATCGATATCACCGGGCGAAGCGATGGGAAAGACATCGTCTTCGAGATCGCCGATACCGGCTCCGGAATACCGGCCGCGAATCTCAACAAGATCTTCGACCCCTTCTTCACCACCAAACAGGTCGGTAAAGGCACAGGCCTCGGTTTGTCCATCTGCTATGGGATCATCCGCAAAATGGGCGGGGAGATCACCGTGCAAAGCCGGGTCGACGAAGGGACCCGCTTCACGATCCGGATCCCTGTCATGACACCGGTCGAGGACAGCAAACGGGGAAACGGCTTTCGCAGAGCGATGTAG
- a CDS encoding conserved hypothetical protein (Evidence 4 : Unknown function but conserved in other organisms), which yields MTLFEPIELDGVRSYPLSERKSIVCRDDFARPWRAGGSVKEWLASLPRILAAKDLLEIAAGIVGAIRRDRPVILAMGAHAIKVGLNPVIIDLMRRGAISALALNGAGIIHDSELAMVGSTSEDVAAELGSGRFGMAEETGAYLNGAIREGADHDLGLGRAVGAMLERERFPYCDQSLLAQACRLDIPVTVHVALGTDIIHFHPSVDGAAIGKTSHRDFRVFARAVSMLEGGVYINLGSAVILPEVFLKALSLVRNLGHRVQHFTTVNMDFIRHYRPVTNVVNRPTLDGGKGYNLVGHHEIMFPLLAAAVIEGLDEAGGAGNGPPPDSRRDI from the coding sequence ATGACGCTTTTTGAACCTATCGAGCTGGACGGCGTCCGCTCTTATCCCCTGTCGGAGCGCAAGAGCATCGTGTGCCGGGACGACTTCGCCCGGCCGTGGCGGGCCGGCGGTTCGGTCAAGGAATGGCTGGCCTCCCTGCCGCGCATCCTGGCGGCGAAGGATCTGCTGGAGATCGCCGCCGGCATCGTGGGTGCGATCAGACGAGACCGGCCTGTCATCCTCGCCATGGGGGCGCATGCCATCAAGGTGGGGCTCAACCCCGTCATCATCGATCTGATGCGCCGAGGGGCGATCAGCGCCCTTGCATTGAACGGGGCCGGAATCATCCACGACAGCGAACTGGCGATGGTGGGTTCCACCTCCGAAGATGTCGCGGCCGAGCTCGGCTCCGGCCGTTTCGGGATGGCGGAGGAGACCGGTGCCTATCTCAACGGGGCCATCCGGGAGGGTGCGGACCATGATCTGGGGCTTGGGCGGGCCGTCGGGGCCATGCTCGAGCGGGAACGTTTCCCCTACTGCGACCAGAGCCTGCTGGCACAGGCCTGCCGCCTGGATATCCCGGTCACGGTCCACGTGGCCCTGGGCACCGACATCATCCACTTCCACCCGAGCGTGGACGGAGCGGCCATCGGCAAGACATCCCACAGGGATTTCCGGGTCTTTGCGCGCGCGGTTTCGATGCTGGAAGGCGGAGTCTATATCAACCTCGGCTCGGCTGTCATCCTTCCGGAGGTCTTTTTGAAGGCGCTCAGCCTCGTCAGGAATCTGGGGCACCGCGTTCAGCATTTTACAACGGTGAATATGGATTTCATCCGCCACTATCGACCGGTGACCAATGTCGTCAACCGTCCGACGCTGGACGGCGGAAAGGGCTATAACCTGGTCGGCCATCATGAAATCATGTTTCCGCTTCTGGCTGCAGCCGTGATCGAAGGGCTTGACGAGGCCGGGGGCGCAGGAAACGGACCGCCGCCGGACAGCCGGCGGGACATCTGA
- a CDS encoding hypothetical protein (Evidence 5 : Unknown function): MEAAWSGSGDATECAAPCRRTPRTSHCRLSLSFDSMSKGPAIGFAPVDIAGGRSYIIGQINRFTALETDSRGSADAKTGKAFSGSCELNRIEERGHPWSVSSRTS, translated from the coding sequence GTGGAGGCTGCATGGAGCGGGTCCGGGGATGCAACGGAGTGCGCGGCGCCCTGCCGGCGGACCCCCCGAACAAGTCATTGTCGACTATCCCTGTCTTTCGATTCCATGAGCAAGGGGCCGGCCATCGGCTTCGCTCCGGTTGACATCGCGGGCGGCAGGTCATACATTATCGGTCAAATCAACCGTTTTACGGCCTTGGAAACGGATTCCCGCGGAAGTGCCGATGCGAAGACGGGCAAGGCGTTTTCCGGCTCCTGTGAACTGAATCGAATCGAGGAAAGGGGACATCCTTGGAGCGTATCATCAAGGACATCCTGA